One segment of Peptococcus niger DNA contains the following:
- a CDS encoding FAD-dependent oxidoreductase: MKKRLTSALALLLMASLLVTGCSLGKSGDQESSASGVTNAKKVASNYDVIVVGGDPEGISAAVSAARNGQQTLLLCASDQLGGLYTDGELNFIDVPETRAGKQLVYGIYDEFFKAVGGSGFDLEKAHKTFLDMVQAEENLTLRMNSQFDKPLMDGNILRGVTVKEDGKDKTYRGDVIIDATTDADVAAAAGAPYTYAGEDIGEKDRAMGVTLVFGLKGLNWDKITRHLNVQRAKGEVTGGSTDMGAKDNLAWGYLREGYDYKPSNDAIRLRGFNMSRQENGTVLFNALIIFDVNPLDPKSRADGIARGKKELERIVPYLKKTCVGFEKAELATTAKELYVRESRHIDCEYMLTVDDVLENRPQPDMIAVTSYPVDVQPTKTQSFGIVVGFPDQYGIGLKSLVPKKVDHLFVVGRSAGFRSMAAGSARIVPTGMACGQAAGAAAALAREKKLTPRELCYSEADIKTLQKRLRDQGVNLNHQQTKEAVMDNWAYPGLKTLRSLGFLGGGYDNNYELDEPLSKNRYQNMLNGSLRKLGFPPEPAIQVNDDPPVRQVIGTMARAAAQLEGVSLPDDFDTYRGYLSQKGILTEDLAPYFSEAEKRPNGAETIQLVANFYHWGLKIPGARQLIAVD, translated from the coding sequence ATGAAAAAACGTTTAACCAGTGCCCTAGCCTTGTTACTTATGGCGTCGCTGCTGGTGACCGGTTGCTCTTTGGGCAAGAGCGGTGACCAGGAATCGAGTGCCTCTGGGGTGACGAATGCCAAAAAAGTGGCCTCCAATTACGATGTGATTGTTGTCGGCGGGGATCCGGAAGGGATTTCCGCAGCCGTATCAGCGGCTCGTAACGGGCAACAAACCCTTCTCTTGTGCGCATCTGACCAGCTTGGCGGTTTGTATACGGACGGTGAGTTGAATTTTATTGACGTGCCGGAAACACGTGCTGGCAAGCAATTGGTCTATGGCATTTACGATGAATTTTTCAAAGCGGTCGGCGGGTCCGGATTTGACCTGGAAAAAGCTCATAAAACTTTTTTAGATATGGTTCAAGCGGAAGAAAATTTAACCCTGCGGATGAACAGTCAATTTGATAAGCCCCTGATGGATGGCAATATTTTGCGTGGCGTCACCGTCAAAGAAGACGGCAAAGATAAGACTTATCGTGGAGATGTTATTATTGATGCCACCACCGATGCGGATGTTGCCGCTGCAGCCGGTGCGCCTTACACCTATGCCGGGGAAGACATCGGTGAAAAAGACCGGGCCATGGGGGTGACCCTGGTCTTCGGTCTGAAAGGGCTGAACTGGGATAAGATCACACGTCACCTGAACGTGCAGAGGGCCAAGGGGGAAGTCACCGGCGGTTCAACGGACATGGGCGCCAAGGATAACTTAGCCTGGGGCTATCTTCGGGAAGGCTATGACTACAAGCCGAGCAATGACGCCATTCGCCTGCGCGGATTCAATATGAGCCGCCAGGAAAATGGAACGGTCTTGTTCAATGCTTTGATCATATTTGATGTCAATCCGCTGGATCCCAAAAGTCGGGCCGACGGCATTGCCCGTGGTAAAAAAGAATTGGAGCGGATTGTCCCTTATTTGAAGAAAACCTGTGTCGGCTTTGAAAAGGCTGAGTTGGCCACGACCGCAAAAGAATTGTACGTGCGGGAGAGCCGCCATATTGATTGTGAATATATGTTGACCGTTGACGATGTGCTGGAAAACCGGCCTCAGCCGGATATGATTGCCGTGACGAGCTACCCGGTAGATGTTCAACCGACCAAGACCCAGTCTTTCGGCATTGTTGTCGGCTTCCCGGACCAGTACGGTATTGGGCTTAAATCCTTGGTGCCGAAAAAAGTTGACCATCTTTTCGTTGTCGGGCGCAGCGCCGGTTTCCGCTCTATGGCAGCCGGCAGTGCGCGCATCGTACCGACCGGGATGGCCTGCGGACAAGCGGCCGGTGCAGCAGCTGCCCTGGCCAGAGAGAAAAAACTGACGCCGCGTGAACTATGCTACAGTGAGGCAGACATTAAGACCTTACAGAAACGGTTAAGAGATCAAGGGGTCAATTTGAACCACCAGCAGACAAAAGAAGCGGTTATGGACAACTGGGCCTATCCGGGCCTTAAAACGCTCCGCAGTCTAGGCTTTTTGGGCGGCGGATATGACAACAATTACGAGCTGGATGAACCCTTGAGTAAAAATCGCTATCAGAATATGCTCAACGGTTCTTTGCGCAAACTCGGTTTTCCGCCGGAGCCGGCAATTCAAGTGAACGATGATCCTCCAGTACGCCAAGTCATTGGGACGATGGCCCGGGCCGCGGCACAGCTTGAGGGCGTCTCCCTGCCGGATGATTTTGATACCTACAGGGGGTATTTAAGTCAGAAAGGGATTTTGACAGAAGACCTGGCCCCCTATTTCTCAGAAGCGGAAAAACGACCGAATGGTGCTGAAACCATCCAGCTGGTGGCCAATTTCTACCACTGGGGATTAAAAATTCCCGGAGCCCGGCAATTGATTGCCGTGGACTGA
- a CDS encoding aspartate/glutamate racemase family protein, whose protein sequence is MRDAVGVIGGLGPAATAYFMERVIDFTEADCDQAHINMLIFNHCTIGDRTAYISGASDKDPLPLMIEDAHELAAQGCRFIVIPCNTAHYFYEDIQSAVDIPVVNIVRETLRYAACAAKAPLCIGIMATDGTIMTQSYQKAAEETGCSWVTASPEMQAKLMHIIYDGIKAGRPVSLAEFEEVADHLRSKGATCLILGCTELSVLKHDLQLPDEDVIDSIDVLALETVRRSGKPMTAAALNVKGVNCR, encoded by the coding sequence ATGCGGGATGCTGTAGGGGTTATTGGCGGGCTGGGCCCGGCTGCGACGGCTTACTTTATGGAGCGGGTGATTGATTTTACAGAAGCTGATTGCGATCAGGCGCATATCAATATGCTTATTTTCAACCACTGCACCATCGGCGATCGCACAGCGTATATTTCAGGGGCTTCCGATAAGGACCCCCTGCCTTTGATGATTGAAGATGCGCATGAATTGGCGGCGCAAGGGTGTCGCTTTATTGTCATTCCCTGCAATACAGCCCACTATTTCTATGAAGACATCCAATCGGCTGTGGATATTCCGGTCGTCAATATTGTGCGGGAAACCTTGCGGTACGCTGCTTGTGCGGCTAAGGCGCCGCTTTGCATCGGCATCATGGCCACTGACGGGACAATCATGACACAGAGCTATCAAAAGGCTGCCGAAGAAACAGGCTGCAGTTGGGTGACGGCTTCGCCTGAGATGCAGGCCAAGCTGATGCACATTATTTACGATGGCATCAAAGCCGGACGCCCGGTTTCTTTAGCGGAATTTGAAGAGGTGGCCGACCACTTGCGCAGCAAGGGCGCCACATGTTTGATTTTAGGCTGTACGGAATTATCTGTTTTAAAGCATGACTTACAATTGCCGGATGAAGATGTTATTGATTCGATTGACGTCCTGGCGTTGGAGACGGTGCGGCGCAGTGGAAAACCCATGACCGCTGCCGCCTTAAATGTGAAAGGAGTCAATTGCAGATGA
- the nifU gene encoding Fe-S cluster assembly scaffold protein NifU: MMYTDKVMDHFRNPRNVGILEDANAIGEVGNAKCGDIMKMYLKIENDIIEDISFETFGCGSAIATSSMATEMVKHHPISEAIKLSNAAVVEALGGLPANKIHCSVLAEQAIKAALVDYYNRQGKDGEAMVGKLMTEEEIEATNHIEED, from the coding sequence ATTATGTACACAGATAAAGTTATGGATCACTTCAGAAACCCGCGGAATGTCGGCATCCTGGAAGATGCCAATGCCATTGGCGAAGTTGGTAATGCCAAGTGCGGCGATATTATGAAAATGTACCTGAAGATTGAAAACGATATCATTGAAGATATTTCTTTTGAAACCTTCGGTTGCGGCTCGGCCATCGCCACCAGTTCTATGGCCACCGAAATGGTTAAACATCACCCGATTTCAGAAGCCATTAAGTTGTCCAATGCTGCGGTTGTAGAAGCCCTGGGCGGGCTGCCGGCCAATAAAATTCACTGCAGCGTCCTGGCTGAACAGGCCATCAAGGCGGCTCTGGTGGATTATTACAATCGTCAAGGAAAAGATGGGGAAGCGATGGTTGGCAAACTCATGACCGAAGAAGAGATTGAAGCCACCAACCACATTGAAGAGGACTAA
- the nifS gene encoding cysteine desulfurase NifS → MAKTIYVDNAATTPVSDSVLQAMMPYLKEVYGNPSSLYHISEAPKAAIAKARSQVAEALGCEPREVFFTSCGTESDNWALKGYAVQMKKRGKTHIITTNVEHHAILHTAQFLETQGFEVTYLPVNQDGLVTAEDVRRAIRPETGLVSIMYANNEVGTIFPIPEIAEVCHEQKIILHTDAVQAVGHVPINVKEQGIDMLSLSGHKIHAPKGIGVLYVRKGLMPENLLHGGGQERGRRGGTENTAFIVGLGQAITDAVAHMEENSAHCKRLRDRLIDGLLEIPATRLNGTRSPRLPGNANLSFEGIEGESILLMLDAYGICASSGSACTSGSLDPSHVLLALGLPHAIAHGSLRLTVSENNTDEEVDYILEHVPAIIERLRNMSPVWDKVNQRMIMEDDNLKK, encoded by the coding sequence ATGGCAAAAACAATATATGTCGATAATGCTGCCACCACCCCGGTGAGCGACAGCGTTTTACAAGCAATGATGCCGTATTTGAAAGAGGTTTACGGAAATCCGTCCAGCCTTTATCATATCAGTGAAGCACCGAAAGCGGCCATTGCCAAGGCCCGCAGTCAAGTGGCCGAAGCCTTGGGCTGTGAACCGCGTGAAGTTTTCTTTACATCTTGCGGTACCGAATCGGATAACTGGGCCTTAAAGGGCTATGCGGTGCAGATGAAAAAACGGGGCAAGACGCACATTATTACCACCAATGTGGAGCACCATGCGATCCTGCACACGGCGCAATTTTTAGAGACGCAAGGCTTTGAGGTGACCTACTTGCCGGTCAATCAAGATGGTCTGGTTACGGCGGAAGACGTTCGTCGTGCCATTCGTCCGGAGACCGGACTGGTCAGTATTATGTATGCCAATAATGAAGTTGGGACCATTTTCCCGATTCCGGAAATTGCAGAGGTCTGCCATGAACAGAAGATTATCCTGCACACCGATGCGGTCCAGGCCGTCGGCCATGTGCCCATCAATGTGAAGGAACAAGGCATTGACATGCTGTCTCTTTCCGGGCATAAAATTCACGCGCCGAAAGGCATTGGGGTTTTATATGTTCGCAAGGGCCTTATGCCTGAAAACCTCTTACATGGGGGCGGACAAGAACGTGGACGCCGCGGCGGCACAGAGAATACGGCCTTTATCGTGGGCCTAGGCCAAGCCATTACCGATGCGGTTGCCCATATGGAAGAAAACAGCGCACACTGCAAGCGCTTGCGTGACCGTTTGATTGACGGATTGCTGGAAATTCCGGCAACGCGGTTAAACGGGACCCGTTCTCCGCGGTTACCGGGGAATGCAAACCTGTCTTTTGAAGGCATTGAAGGCGAATCCATCTTGCTGATGCTGGACGCTTATGGCATTTGCGCTTCCAGCGGCTCGGCTTGCACATCCGGTTCCCTTGACCCCTCTCACGTGCTCTTGGCCCTGGGCCTGCCGCATGCCATTGCCCACGGGTCCTTGCGTCTGACCGTCAGTGAAAACAATACGGATGAAGAAGTTGACTACATTTTAGAGCACGTGCCGGCCATTATTGAGCGCTTGCGCAATATGAGCCCGGTCTGGGATAAAGTAAACCAACGGATGATTATGGAAGACGATAACCTGAAAAAGTAA
- the cysK gene encoding cysteine synthase A translates to MFRSVTEMVGGTPMIDLSALAKALAVDGKILAKAEFCNPTGSMKDRIALSMIRGAERAGRLKPGGTIIEPTSGNTGIGLSAIGARLGYKVIIVMPETMSVERRKMMAIYGAEVVLTPGAEGMTGAIAEADRLQKKLDGAIIAGQFSNPLNPEYHYQTTGPEIGAETEREKLTPNAFVAGVGTGGSLSGAGRYLKGRYPDLKVIAVEPATSAVLSGKPAGAHGLQGLGAGFIPEALDRSVIDDIYPAQDQDAMALVGLLARTEGLFAGISSGAALAACRDYLQAHPGETVVVILPDSGNRYLSTEGIFN, encoded by the coding sequence ATGTTCCGATCTGTAACAGAAATGGTCGGCGGGACGCCAATGATAGACCTGTCTGCCTTGGCAAAAGCCTTAGCGGTAGACGGCAAAATCCTTGCGAAAGCCGAGTTCTGCAACCCGACCGGCAGTATGAAAGATCGCATTGCCCTAAGCATGATTCGTGGCGCTGAAAGGGCCGGCCGATTAAAGCCGGGAGGAACGATTATTGAACCGACCAGCGGCAACACCGGTATCGGCTTGTCGGCCATCGGGGCACGCTTGGGGTATAAAGTCATCATCGTTATGCCGGAAACCATGAGCGTTGAACGGCGGAAGATGATGGCCATATATGGCGCAGAAGTGGTTTTGACGCCGGGTGCCGAAGGCATGACAGGCGCCATCGCTGAAGCGGATCGCCTGCAAAAAAAGCTGGACGGCGCCATCATCGCCGGACAGTTTTCAAACCCGCTAAATCCGGAGTATCATTATCAAACAACAGGCCCTGAAATAGGGGCGGAAACAGAAAGGGAAAAACTTACACCGAATGCTTTTGTGGCAGGGGTAGGGACAGGCGGCAGTTTATCCGGTGCCGGGCGCTATTTAAAAGGGCGCTATCCTGACCTCAAGGTGATTGCAGTGGAGCCGGCCACATCTGCTGTCTTGTCCGGTAAGCCGGCGGGGGCCCATGGCCTTCAAGGCCTTGGGGCCGGTTTTATTCCGGAGGCCCTGGACCGGTCTGTGATTGATGACATTTATCCGGCGCAAGACCAGGATGCCATGGCCTTGGTCGGTCTCTTGGCCCGGACAGAAGGGCTTTTTGCCGGTATTTCATCCGGTGCTGCTTTAGCAGCCTGCCGGGATTATCTACAAGCACACCCCGGGGAAACGGTTGTTGTTATTTTGCCGGATTCGGGGAATCGTTATTTGTCTACGGAGGGTATTTTTAACTAA
- a CDS encoding PLP-dependent aminotransferase family protein has product MMAGKYQEIMTALESAIVSGRLAPGERIPSERDLATTFNCHRSTVAHALSELTDRKLIVRKIGSGTFVADGKWTVGLPARMRQIVPKPTPYQQAVEKALAKSPEAPWQHLENGDAPLSWLPQGQIGTLSWDAVFAEAADGDQLGLWALREAIAEDLRQRYHFHLSPNEVLITSGTQQAIFLITHGFLNPGDAVAIEAPSYFYCLPIFQAAGLRLIPIRMEAEGPSIDDLSQAVRRTRIRMLFLNPIFQNPTGILTSVRRRNEIIHLCNRYQIPIFEDDASARLPFSDKALTSPIKASPLAGQMLYAGSISKYMGPSIRIGWLIGPAHLVRALAHFRHETDTGLSALPQYIVRDYLTADLAAQVTRLQQHTVNALGQFSDFMKARFPTLHPLAAQGGFYLYYRWPKKKRPQYEATLQALLDDHIIVAEGRHFGDDLPAMRLNFTHFRSR; this is encoded by the coding sequence ATGATGGCCGGCAAGTACCAGGAAATCATGACCGCTTTGGAAAGCGCCATTGTCAGTGGCCGTTTGGCGCCGGGTGAACGCATTCCCTCGGAGCGGGACTTGGCAACCACCTTTAACTGCCACCGGTCGACGGTGGCGCATGCCCTATCCGAGTTGACCGACCGCAAACTGATTGTCCGCAAAATCGGGAGCGGCACTTTTGTCGCTGACGGCAAATGGACCGTCGGCCTTCCTGCCCGTATGCGGCAAATTGTCCCCAAACCGACCCCCTATCAGCAGGCTGTTGAAAAAGCCCTTGCCAAAAGTCCGGAAGCGCCTTGGCAGCATCTGGAAAACGGCGATGCCCCCCTTTCCTGGCTTCCCCAAGGGCAGATTGGCACCTTGTCCTGGGATGCGGTTTTTGCCGAGGCTGCAGATGGGGACCAGTTGGGCTTATGGGCCCTGCGTGAAGCCATCGCGGAAGATTTGCGCCAACGCTACCATTTCCACTTATCGCCGAATGAAGTTCTCATTACCAGCGGCACCCAGCAGGCCATCTTTCTCATTACGCACGGCTTTTTGAACCCCGGCGATGCCGTCGCCATTGAAGCGCCCTCTTATTTTTACTGCCTGCCGATTTTCCAAGCAGCCGGTCTGCGCCTGATTCCCATCCGGATGGAAGCGGAAGGCCCCTCCATTGACGACCTCTCCCAAGCTGTTCGCCGCACCCGCATCCGCATGCTCTTTCTCAACCCCATCTTTCAAAATCCCACCGGCATTCTGACAAGTGTCCGTCGGCGCAATGAGATCATCCACCTGTGCAACCGCTATCAAATTCCCATCTTTGAAGATGATGCTTCCGCCCGCCTGCCCTTTTCGGATAAGGCCTTAACCAGCCCGATTAAAGCCTCGCCCCTGGCTGGGCAAATGCTGTATGCCGGTTCGATTTCCAAGTACATGGGCCCCTCCATCCGCATTGGCTGGCTCATCGGACCAGCCCACTTGGTGCGCGCGCTGGCCCACTTTCGCCATGAAACGGACACCGGCCTATCGGCCCTGCCCCAATACATCGTGCGCGATTATTTAACCGCTGATTTAGCGGCTCAGGTCACCCGATTGCAGCAGCATACAGTCAATGCCCTGGGACAGTTTTCCGATTTTATGAAAGCCCGTTTTCCGACCCTCCACCCCCTGGCGGCCCAAGGCGGATTTTACCTCTATTATCGCTGGCCGAAAAAAAAGCGGCCCCAGTACGAGGCCACTTTACAAGCGTTATTGGACGATCATATCATTGTCGCTGAAGGGCGGCATTTCGGCGATGATTTGCCGGCCATGCGCCTAAATTTCACCCATTTTCGGTCGCGCTAA
- the rarD gene encoding EamA family transporter RarD, which yields MRRGPLMVLFCYILWGFLPIYWKLLADVNSYVNLGNRAIWSFLLCVVILAFGKKLAEVKAIFQDRPEMWRLFIAGGVLLVNWGSYIIAVNTNHIVDASLAYYLNPILSIVIGYFIFKERLAPLQWVGVALASCGVVISVVSYGHVPWLALVIGLSFAVYGAIKKTCRSASISALSVELAPWLVPMMIFVGLMVAHGQAGAAPTWQFLLLPTTGVVTAVPLFFYSTGIASTDYTLAGILMYINPTLQLLCGTLLYGEMVTPAQKITFAFVWAGLACYMVSTLLQARRQGRHP from the coding sequence ATGCGGCGTGGTCCGTTGATGGTCTTGTTTTGTTATATTTTATGGGGCTTTCTGCCGATTTATTGGAAGCTCTTGGCTGATGTGAATTCTTATGTTAATTTGGGCAATCGGGCCATTTGGTCCTTTTTGCTCTGTGTGGTGATTTTGGCCTTCGGCAAGAAATTGGCTGAGGTCAAGGCCATTTTTCAGGATCGCCCTGAAATGTGGCGGCTTTTTATTGCCGGTGGCGTGCTCCTGGTCAATTGGGGGTCTTACATTATCGCTGTGAATACCAACCACATTGTCGATGCAAGTTTGGCCTATTACCTGAATCCGATTCTTTCTATTGTTATCGGTTACTTTATTTTTAAAGAACGGTTGGCCCCCTTACAGTGGGTAGGCGTTGCCTTGGCCAGCTGTGGAGTTGTCATTTCCGTCGTCTCTTATGGTCACGTGCCGTGGTTGGCCCTGGTTATTGGCCTTTCCTTTGCTGTTTACGGGGCGATTAAAAAGACCTGCCGGAGTGCGTCCATCTCGGCCCTTTCTGTTGAGCTGGCGCCTTGGCTGGTGCCGATGATGATTTTCGTGGGCCTTATGGTTGCTCATGGCCAGGCGGGTGCAGCACCGACTTGGCAGTTTCTCCTCTTGCCGACCACCGGTGTTGTCACAGCAGTTCCCTTGTTTTTTTATTCTACAGGGATTGCCAGCACCGATTATACCCTGGCGGGCATACTCATGTACATCAATCCGACCCTACAATTGCTATGCGGAACCCTCCTCTATGGGGAGATGGTAACGCCAGCGCAAAAAATAACCTTTGCCTTTGTATGGGCAGGGCTTGCTTGCTACATGGTGTCTACCCTCCTGCAGGCGCGCCGTCAAGGTCGGCATCCTTAG